The following coding sequences are from one Arachis hypogaea cultivar Tifrunner chromosome 7, arahy.Tifrunner.gnm2.J5K5, whole genome shotgun sequence window:
- the LOC112702256 gene encoding chitin elicitor receptor kinase 1 isoform X2, whose product MEFLCHTFQYSVTRDDDYSAITNGTFSNLVTAEWLQNTNSYSQDAIPAGGKVNVTVNCSCGDSNISKDYGLFITYPLKPEDSLQSIANQTKLDPELMKYNPGVNFSKGSGLVYIPGRGLPGKVVAGISVGVVAVLLLLAFCVCIKCCGRKKKKLRTEYFGRNTARAREDKASDSFVNTSIEKSAEFSYEELAHATSNFNLANKIGKGGFGEIYYAELNGKFSLITQKAAIKKMDMNASKEFLAEL is encoded by the exons ATGGAGTTTCTGTGCCACACATTCCAGTACTCAGTTACTCGCGACGACGACTACTCAGCCATTACCAATGGGACTTTTTCCAACTTGGTCACAGCAGAGTGGCTGCAGAACACTAACAGCTATTCACAAGATGCTATTCCGGCCGGTGGAAAGGTTAATGTGACAGTTAACTGTTCTTGTGGAGACAGTAATATTAGCAAAGATTATGGATTGTTCATCACATACCCTCTTAAGCCTGAGGATTCCTTGCAGTCAATTGCAAACCAGACAAAGCTTGATCCTGAGTTGATGAAATACAACCCCGGTGTAAATTTCAGCAAAGGGAGTGGTCTGGTTTATATTCCCGGCAGAG GTCTACCAGGTAAGGTTGTTGCTGGAATATCTGTTGGAGTTGTAGCAGTACTTCTGTTATTAGCATTTTGTGTTTGTATTAAATGTTgcggaaggaagaagaaaaaactgAGAACAGAATATTTCGGTCGGAACACTGCTCGAGCTAGGGAAG ATAAAGCCTCTGATAGCTTTGTAAACACAAGTATAGAAAAATCAGCAGAGTTTTCATATGAAGAACTGGCCCATGCCACAAGTAACTTCAATTTGGCTAACAAAATTGGTAAAGGTGGTTTTGGAGAAATCTATTATGCAGAGCTGAATGGCAAG TTCTCTCTAATAACACAAAAAGCTGCAATAAAGAAGATGGACATGAACGCATCAAAAGAATTTCTCGCAGAACTGTGA
- the LOC112702256 gene encoding chitin elicitor receptor kinase 1 isoform X3 has product MEFLCHTFQYSVTRDDDYSAITNGTFSNLVTAEWLQNTNSYSQDAIPAGGKVNVTVNCSCGDSNISKDYGLFITYPLKPEDSLQSIANQTKLDPELMKYNPGVNFSKGSGLVYIPGRGLPGKVVAGISVGVVAVLLLLAFCVCIKCCGRKKKKLRTEYFGRNTARAREDKASDSFVNTSIEKSAEFSYEELAHATSNFNLANKIGKGGFGEIYYAELNGKLQ; this is encoded by the exons ATGGAGTTTCTGTGCCACACATTCCAGTACTCAGTTACTCGCGACGACGACTACTCAGCCATTACCAATGGGACTTTTTCCAACTTGGTCACAGCAGAGTGGCTGCAGAACACTAACAGCTATTCACAAGATGCTATTCCGGCCGGTGGAAAGGTTAATGTGACAGTTAACTGTTCTTGTGGAGACAGTAATATTAGCAAAGATTATGGATTGTTCATCACATACCCTCTTAAGCCTGAGGATTCCTTGCAGTCAATTGCAAACCAGACAAAGCTTGATCCTGAGTTGATGAAATACAACCCCGGTGTAAATTTCAGCAAAGGGAGTGGTCTGGTTTATATTCCCGGCAGAG GTCTACCAGGTAAGGTTGTTGCTGGAATATCTGTTGGAGTTGTAGCAGTACTTCTGTTATTAGCATTTTGTGTTTGTATTAAATGTTgcggaaggaagaagaaaaaactgAGAACAGAATATTTCGGTCGGAACACTGCTCGAGCTAGGGAAG ATAAAGCCTCTGATAGCTTTGTAAACACAAGTATAGAAAAATCAGCAGAGTTTTCATATGAAGAACTGGCCCATGCCACAAGTAACTTCAATTTGGCTAACAAAATTGGTAAAGGTGGTTTTGGAGAAATCTATTATGCAGAGCTGAATGGCAAG CTGCAATAA
- the LOC112702256 gene encoding chitin elicitor receptor kinase 1 isoform X4: MEFLCHTFQYSVTRDDDYSAITNGTFSNLVTAEWLQNTNSYSQDAIPAGGKSIANQTKLDPELMKYNPGVNFSKGSGLVYIPGRGLPGKVVAGISVGVVAVLLLLAFCVCIKCCGRKKKKLRTEYFGRNTARAREDKASDSFVNTSIEKSAEFSYEELAHATSNFNLANKIGKGGFGEIYYAELNGKVCNLYVVRFDYKIFQKGYIFFFIVVYTINMLELG; the protein is encoded by the exons ATGGAGTTTCTGTGCCACACATTCCAGTACTCAGTTACTCGCGACGACGACTACTCAGCCATTACCAATGGGACTTTTTCCAACTTGGTCACAGCAGAGTGGCTGCAGAACACTAACAGCTATTCACAAGATGCTATTCCGGCCGGTGGAAAG TCAATTGCAAACCAGACAAAGCTTGATCCTGAGTTGATGAAATACAACCCCGGTGTAAATTTCAGCAAAGGGAGTGGTCTGGTTTATATTCCCGGCAGAG GTCTACCAGGTAAGGTTGTTGCTGGAATATCTGTTGGAGTTGTAGCAGTACTTCTGTTATTAGCATTTTGTGTTTGTATTAAATGTTgcggaaggaagaagaaaaaactgAGAACAGAATATTTCGGTCGGAACACTGCTCGAGCTAGGGAAG ATAAAGCCTCTGATAGCTTTGTAAACACAAGTATAGAAAAATCAGCAGAGTTTTCATATGAAGAACTGGCCCATGCCACAAGTAACTTCAATTTGGCTAACAAAATTGGTAAAGGTGGTTTTGGAGAAATCTATTATGCAGAGCTGAATGGCAAGGTTTGTAATCTCTATGTTGTTAGATTTGATTACAAGATTTTTCAGAAAggttacatatttttttttatagttgtaTATACTATAAATATGTTAGAATTAGGATAG
- the LOC112702256 gene encoding chitin elicitor receptor kinase 1 isoform X1, with amino-acid sequence MEFLCHTFQYSVTRDDDYSAITNGTFSNLVTAEWLQNTNSYSQDAIPAGGKVNVTVNCSCGDSNISKDYGLFITYPLKPEDSLQSIANQTKLDPELMKYNPGVNFSKGSGLVYIPGRGLPGKVVAGISVGVVAVLLLLAFCVCIKCCGRKKKKLRTEYFGRNTARAREDKASDSFVNTSIEKSAEFSYEELAHATSNFNLANKIGKGGFGEIYYAELNGKVCNLYVVRFDYKIFQKGYIFFFIVVYTINMLELG; translated from the exons ATGGAGTTTCTGTGCCACACATTCCAGTACTCAGTTACTCGCGACGACGACTACTCAGCCATTACCAATGGGACTTTTTCCAACTTGGTCACAGCAGAGTGGCTGCAGAACACTAACAGCTATTCACAAGATGCTATTCCGGCCGGTGGAAAGGTTAATGTGACAGTTAACTGTTCTTGTGGAGACAGTAATATTAGCAAAGATTATGGATTGTTCATCACATACCCTCTTAAGCCTGAGGATTCCTTGCAGTCAATTGCAAACCAGACAAAGCTTGATCCTGAGTTGATGAAATACAACCCCGGTGTAAATTTCAGCAAAGGGAGTGGTCTGGTTTATATTCCCGGCAGAG GTCTACCAGGTAAGGTTGTTGCTGGAATATCTGTTGGAGTTGTAGCAGTACTTCTGTTATTAGCATTTTGTGTTTGTATTAAATGTTgcggaaggaagaagaaaaaactgAGAACAGAATATTTCGGTCGGAACACTGCTCGAGCTAGGGAAG ATAAAGCCTCTGATAGCTTTGTAAACACAAGTATAGAAAAATCAGCAGAGTTTTCATATGAAGAACTGGCCCATGCCACAAGTAACTTCAATTTGGCTAACAAAATTGGTAAAGGTGGTTTTGGAGAAATCTATTATGCAGAGCTGAATGGCAAGGTTTGTAATCTCTATGTTGTTAGATTTGATTACAAGATTTTTCAGAAAggttacatatttttttttatagttgtaTATACTATAAATATGTTAGAATTAGGATAG
- the LOC112702257 gene encoding vacuolar protein sorting-associated protein 29 yields the protein MVLVLALGDLHIPHRAPDLPAKFKSMLVPGKIQHIICTGNLCIKEVHDYLKTLCPDLHITRGEYDEDTRYPETKTLTIGQFKLGLCHGHQVIPWGDLDSLAMLQRQLDVDILVTGHTHQFTAYKHEGGVVINPGSATGAYSSITYDVNPSFVLMDIDGLRVVVYVYELIDGEVKVDKIDFKKTASTHTAH from the exons ATGGTGCTGGTGTTGGCTCTTGGGGATTTACACATACCACATAGGGCTCCTGATCTCCCTGCTAAGTTCAAATCCATGCTTGTTCCTGGCAAGATCCAACACATCATTTGTACAGGAAACCTTTGTATTAAg gaagttcatgactacttGAAGACTCTTTGTCCAGACTTGCATATAACACGTGGTGAGTATGACGAAGATACAAGATATCCAGAGACCAAAACACTAACCATTGGTCAGTTTAAGCTGGGACTTTGCCATGGTCATCAG GTTATTCCCTGGGGAGACCTAGACTCACTTGCAATGCTACAGAGGCAGCTAGATGTAGACATCCTTGTCACAGGTCATACCCATCAGTTTACCGCATACAAACACGAAGGTGGTGTGGTTATAAATCCTGGTTCCGCAACAGGTGCTTATAGCAGCATCACTTATGATGTGAATCCGAGTTTTGTCCTCATGGACATCGATGGCCTGCGTGTTGTGGTATATGTATATGAACTTATCGACGGAGAGGTTAAGGTTGACAAGATTGATTTTAAGAAAACAGCCTCAACCCACACTGCTCATTAG
- the LOC112702258 gene encoding 1-aminocyclopropane-1-carboxylate oxidase, whose translation MENFPVISLENVNGNERKAILDQIEDACKNWGFFELVNHGIEEELLDRVERVNKEHYRKCMEQRFKEFAASKTLLDWESTFFLRHLPESNISEVADLSDEYRDVMKEFAVTLEILAEQLLDLLCDNLGLEKGYLKNAFSGSRGPSFGTKVANYPPCPNPDLVKGLRAHTDAGGIILLLQDDKVSGLQLLKDGKWVDVPPMRHSIVVNLGDQIEVITNGKYKSVEHRVIAQTNGTRMSIASFYNPGTDAVIYPAPSLLEQKTEEGGGNQQYPKFVFEDYMKLYAALKFQAKEPRFQAMMKASLPAATA comes from the exons atggaGAACTTCCCAGTGATTAGCTTAGAGAATGTCAATGGTAACGAGAGGAAGGCTATTCTTGATCAAATTGAAGATGCTTGTAAGAATTGGGGATTCTTTGAG ttgGTGAATCATGGAATAGAAGAGGAGCTATTGGACAGAGTGGAGAGGGTAAACAAAGAGCATTATAGAAAATGCATGGAGCAGAGGTTCAAGGAGTTTGCGGCAAGCAAGACCTTATTGGATTGGGAGAGCACCTTCTTCTTGCGCCATCTTCCAGAATCTAACATCTCTGAGGTCGCTGATCTCAGTGATGAGTACAGAGATGTAATGAAGGAGTTTGCAGTGACACTGGAAATTCTTGCAGAGCAGCTGCTTGATCTTTTGTGTGACAATCTTGGATTGGAGAAGGGCTATCTCAAAAACGCCTTTTCTGGATCAAGAGGTCCTTCTTTTGGGACTAAGGTTGCTAACTACCCTCCATGCCCTAACCCTGACCTTGTTAAGGGTCTCCGGGCCCATACCGATGCCGGCGGCATCATCCTTCTATTGCAGGATGACAAGGTCAGCGGCCTCCAGCTTCTCAAGGATGGCAAGTGGGTGGATGTTCCGCCCATGCGCCACTCCATTGTTGTTAATCTTGGTGACCAAATTGAG GTGATCACAAATGGAAAATACAAGAGTGTGGAGCACCGTGTGATAGCACAAACAAATGGGACAAGGATGTCCATAGCATCATTCTACAACCCTGGAACTGATGCTGTGATATACCCTGCACCATCATTGTTGGAACAAAAGacagaagaaggaggaggaaaccAACAATACCCAAAGTTTGTGTTTGAGGACTACATGAAGCTCTATGCTGCACTCAAGTTTCAGGCAAAGGAGCCAAGATTCCAAGCCATGATGAAGGCTTCACTTCCTGCTGCAACAGCATAA
- the LOC112702261 gene encoding 1-aminocyclopropane-1-carboxylate oxidase, whose amino-acid sequence MENFPVISLENVNGNERKAILDQIEDACKNWGFFELVNHGIEEELLDRVERVNKEHYRKCMEQRFKEFAASKALLDWESTFFLRHLPESNISEVPDLSDEYKDVMKEFAVKLEILAEQLLDLLCDNLGLEKGYLKNGFSGSRGPSFGTKVANYPPCPNPDLVKGLRAHTDAGGIILLLQDDKVSGLQLLKDGKWVDVPPMRHSIVVNLGDQIEVITNGKYKSVEHRVIAQTNGTRMSIASFYNPGSDAVIYPAPSLLEQKTEEGGNKEYPKFVFEDYMKLYAALKFQAKEPRFQAMMSVVEA is encoded by the exons atGGAGAACTTCCCAGTGATTAGCTTAGAGAATGTCAATGGTAACGAGAGGAAAGCTATTCTTGATCAAATTGAAGATGCTTGTAAGAACTGGGGATTCTTTGAG ttggtgAATCATGGAATAGAAGAGGAGTTATTGGACAGAGTGGAGAGGGTAAACAAAGAGCATTATAGAAAATGCATGGAGCAGAGGTTCAAGGAGTTTGCGGCAAGCAAGGCCTTATTGGATTGGGAGAGCACCTTCTTCTTGCGCCATCTTCCAGAATCTAACATCTCTGAGGTTCCTGATCTCAGTGATGAGTACAAAGATGTAATGAAAGAGTTTGCAGTAAAGCTGGAGATTCTTGCAGAGCAGCTGCTTGATCTTTTGTGTGACAATCTTGGATTGGAGAAGGGCTATCTCAAAAACGGTTTTTCTGGATCAAGGGGTCCTTCTTTTGGGACTAAGGTTGCTAACTATCCTCCGTGCCCCAATCCTGACCTTGTTAAGGGTCTCCGGGCCCACACCGATGCCGGCGGCATCATCCTTCTCTTGCAGGATGACAAGGTCAGCGGCCTCCAGCTTCTCAAGGATGGAAAATGGGTGGATGTTCCGCCCATGCGCCACTCCATTGTTGTTAATCTTGGTGaccaaattgag GTGATCACAAATGGAAAATACAAGAGTGTGGAGCACCGTGTGATAGCACAAACAAATGGAACAAGGATGTCTATAGCATCATTCTACAACCCTGGAAGTGATGCTGTGATATACCCTGCACCATCATTGTTGGAACAAAAGACAGAAGAAGGAGGAAACAAAGAATACCCAAAGTTTGTGTTTGAGGACTACATGAAGCTCTATGCTGCACTTAAATTCCAAGCTAAGGAGCCAAGATTCCAAGCCATGATGAGCGTTGTAGAAGCTTAA
- the LOC112702259 gene encoding uncharacterized protein, which translates to MKPMRPQLLMKCGCGRADCKSNIAAAIAVADHSTEDASDDDSKKETPYLLAAKHGIIEMVTMIQQKIPSVIHTTNAKNQNVLLVAVKNRQPQVVLELKKKSEAEVWDNLVIGVDNDDNTLLHLAAQGLKGDKSWQIAGSALQMMWDIKWYQYMKKIVPRHCHFRSNKDSKTAGQIFNTSHQELIQEASQWLKDTSESCSVVAALVAGVSFATAGNVPGGYDNGEPPLEGQPAFEVFALASLVGLCFSVTGLIMFLSILTSRKVAKDFRRSLPLKLLAGLSSLFVSIITMFVSFCSGHFFLVNHKYKSILFPLYAATSIPVAFYAFAQFPLYLDLLRAILTTVPTASDVGEVL; encoded by the exons ATGAAACCAATGAGGCCACAATTATTGATGAAATGTGGCTGCGGTAGAGCTGACTGTAAAAGCAATATTGCAGCCGCAATTGCGGTTGCAGATCACAGTACAGAAGATGCAAGTGATGATGATAGTAAAAAGGAGACACCATATTTATTAGCAGCGAAGCATGGTATTATTGAAATGGTGACCATGATTCAACAAAAAATACCTAGTGTTATCCATACCACCAACGCAAAGAATCAAAATGTGTTGCTTGTGGCGGTCAAAAATAGGCAACCCCAAGTTGTTCTGGAACTCAAAAAGAAATCAGAAGCAGAAGTTTGGGACAACTTAGTTATTGGAGTGGATAATGATGACAACACATTGTTGCACTTGGCTGCTCAGGGTTTAAAAGGAGACAAATCTTGGCAAATAGCTGGCTCTGCTTTGCAAATGATGTGGGATATCAAGTGGTACCAG TATATGAAAAAAATTGTGCCACGGCATTGCCACTTCAGAAGCAACAAGGATTCAAAAACGGCAGGACAAATCTTCAACACATCACACCAGGAGCTCATCCAAGAGGCTAGCCAGTGGCTGAAGGATACATCGGAATCTTGCTCCGTTGTGGCGGCTCTCGTCGCCGGTGTTTCCTTTGCCACAGCTGGAAATGTCCCCGGTGGCTACGATAATGGCGAGCCACCACTAGAGGGACAACCTGCATTCGAGGTATTCGCCCTGGCTTCTCTTGTTGGACTATGTTTCTCCGTCACCGGACTCATAATGTTCCTTTCCATCCTCACCTCAAGGAAGGTGGCCAAAGATTTTCGAAGGAGTTTGCCACTGAAACTCCTTGCAGGGCTGAGTTCTCTGTTTGTTTCCATCATAACCATGTTTGTGTCCTTCTGCTCTGGCCATTTTTTTCTTGTTAACCACAAATACAAGTCAATCCTGTTCCCTTTATACGCTGCCACTTCCATACCTGTCGCTTTCTATGCCTTCGCTCAGTTTCCACTCTACCTTGATCTTCTCAGAGCTATTCTTACTACTGTTCCAACGGCAAGTGATGTAGGTGAAGTTCTCTGA